Proteins encoded together in one Thiovulum sp. ES window:
- a CDS encoding DNA/RNA helicase, superfamily I (PFAM: Protein of unknown function (DUF1566); UvrD/REP helicase), translated as MEFSEEQKKAINCTTKNILVTARAGSGKTRVLTERAKRLLKNGVLQDEILIFAFNNKAVDEVNERLGLKIAKTFHSFSNDFANLKVGRNNSDIFDRMVREATEKISRRDVAKIKHILVDEFQDFTELFFNLIQRILKLNSEINFFAVGDDWQHIYSFAGAKVEFFRHFERYFSPVKRHTLTTNFRSKKAIVEHGNRIMGSNSAKSVSDGGVVENISDFREVKKIINSKVDKNRVAIISGKNKELFQLKQVIEIDHENLFFVTAHSSKGLQFDIVILFENTFWNDKSIWYVASTRAKNELYIYDNFPYLADKICLDYLEKSILSKTIFFILRLSPDRKIIDLVESDSKKLQGFLFSIFQTIKLEHIRKIVSTFHRYDFSNLSIEEIEKLQKIRNKVEIDFDKYDFLEAKEKWSLAFLSYNNSIKYKEIKMGREEKSLELFIWNGNKKIHIMESKDFKEFREQYSKEQTQDEFETKAELQHRITEEALNYYSGEQNISMRYDADEVAFSVEEKTYSIKFKVDVPRDIAQDFKESVKNFDFYFNESFEVVEVSAEFFGEKYFGKDFKKDILFEIERKRERKREREREREPEIASKTITVGKLMFQDFDLPELMNWKSACEYCEKLRLLGFSNWRLPNKDELKTAYRNKKEFKNLRSETSSYWSISKNDSSFSWIVDFDGGYDLWDVRTSSYFAVCVRDL; from the coding sequence TTGGAATTTTCAGAAGAACAGAAAAAAGCGATAAATTGCACGACAAAAAATATTCTGGTTACAGCAAGAGCAGGAAGTGGAAAAACTAGGGTTTTGACTGAAAGAGCAAAAAGGCTTTTGAAAAATGGAGTTTTACAAGATGAAATTCTTATTTTTGCATTCAACAATAAAGCAGTTGATGAGGTTAATGAACGACTCGGTTTAAAAATTGCAAAAACTTTTCACAGTTTTTCCAATGACTTTGCAAATTTGAAAGTTGGTCGAAACAATTCAGATATTTTTGATCGAATGGTTCGCGAGGCAACGGAGAAAATAAGTCGAAGAGATGTAGCAAAAATCAAACATATTCTTGTTGATGAATTTCAGGATTTTACAGAACTGTTTTTCAATTTAATTCAAAGAATTCTAAAGTTGAATTCAGAAATCAATTTTTTTGCAGTTGGTGATGATTGGCAACACATTTACAGTTTTGCTGGTGCAAAAGTTGAGTTTTTTAGACATTTTGAAAGATATTTTTCACCAGTAAAACGGCACACTTTAACAACAAATTTCCGTAGTAAAAAAGCAATTGTTGAACACGGAAATAGAATTATGGGAAGCAATTCAGCAAAGTCAGTTTCTGATGGTGGAGTTGTTGAAAATATTTCAGATTTTAGAGAAGTGAAAAAGATAATAAACTCAAAAGTTGATAAAAACAGAGTTGCAATTATTTCAGGAAAGAACAAAGAGCTTTTTCAATTAAAACAGGTAATTGAAATTGATCATGAAAATCTATTTTTTGTTACGGCTCACTCTTCAAAAGGTTTGCAATTTGATATTGTTATTCTTTTTGAAAATACTTTTTGGAACGATAAAAGTATCTGGTATGTTGCTTCAACTCGTGCAAAAAATGAACTCTATATTTATGATAATTTTCCATATCTTGCAGATAAAATTTGCTTAGATTATTTAGAAAAATCTATCTTGTCAAAAACAATATTTTTTATTTTAAGATTGAGTCCAGATAGAAAAATTATCGATTTAGTTGAGAGTGATTCTAAAAAATTACAGGGTTTTCTCTTCTCAATTTTTCAAACTATCAAATTGGAACATATCAGAAAAATTGTTTCAACTTTTCACCGATACGACTTTTCTAACCTATCAATTGAAGAGATTGAAAAACTCCAGAAAATCAGAAATAAAGTCGAAATTGATTTTGACAAATACGATTTTTTAGAGGCAAAAGAGAAGTGGAGCTTAGCATTTTTAAGTTACAATAATTCCATAAAATATAAGGAGATAAAAATGGGGAGAGAGGAAAAAAGTTTAGAACTTTTTATTTGGAATGGGAATAAAAAAATTCATATTATGGAATCAAAGGATTTTAAAGAGTTTAGAGAGCAATATTCCAAAGAACAGACACAAGATGAGTTTGAGACAAAAGCTGAACTTCAACACAGGATTACAGAGGAGGCTTTAAACTATTATTCTGGGGAACAAAATATTTCAATGAGATATGATGCCGATGAGGTCGCTTTTTCTGTTGAAGAAAAAACTTACTCCATCAAATTTAAAGTTGATGTTCCTCGAGATATTGCACAAGATTTTAAAGAGAGTGTGAAAAACTTTGATTTCTACTTTAATGAAAGCTTTGAAGTTGTTGAAGTTTCAGCAGAGTTTTTTGGTGAAAAATATTTTGGAAAAGATTTCAAAAAAGATATTTTGTTTGAAATCGAACGAAAACGAGAACGAAAACGAGAACGAGAACGAGAACGAGAACCAGAAATTGCCTCAAAAACAATCACAGTTGGAAAATTGATGTTTCAAGATTTCGATTTGCCAGAACTGATGAATTGGAAAAGTGCTTGTGAATATTGTGAAAAACTTCGACTTCTTGGTTTCTCAAATTGGAGACTTCCAAACAAAGATGAACTAAAAACAGCTTACAGAAACAAGAAAGAGTTTAAAAATCTTCGTAGTGAAACCTCTTCGTATTGGAGTATAAGTAAAAATGATAGTTCCTTTTCTTGGATTGTCGATTTCGACGGTGGCTACGACCTTTGGGACGTTCGGACGAGCAGTTACTTTGCTGTTTGTGTCCGTGACTTATAG
- a CDS encoding Helix-turn-helix protein (PFAM: Helix-turn-helix) produces the protein MENKEENLVKKTCRELGITQKELAERIGVHGGTVRAWSSKGEIPEYFINHLNLLINYHKEIQFKNKFREVLTYL, from the coding sequence TTGGAAAACAAAGAGGAAAATTTAGTTAAAAAGACTTGCCGAGAACTTGGAATTACTCAAAAAGAATTAGCTGAAAGAATTGGTGTTCATGGTGGAACTGTAAGAGCTTGGAGTTCAAAAGGTGAAATTCCTGAATATTTTATAAATCATTTAAATCTATTAATTAATTATCATAAAGAAATTCAGTTTAAAAATAAGTTTAGAGAAGTTCTAACTTATTTATAA
- a CDS encoding putative transcriptional regulator (PFAM: Helix-turn-helix) — protein sequence MENREENLVKKTCRELGITQKELAKKIGVPNGTVNRWASTDDIPKMTVLALKLLMENRELKTGIEYITKGFSIFSKHQQKATV from the coding sequence TTGGAAAACAGAGAAGAAAACTTAGTTAAAAAAACTTGTCGAGAACTTGGAATCACTCAAAAAGAACTTGCTAAAAAAATTGGTGTTCCAAATGGAACTGTGAATAGATGGGCTTCTACTGATGATATTCCAAAGATGACTGTATTAGCTTTAAAATTACTTATGGAAAACAGAGAGCTAAAAACAGGTATTGAATATATTACAAAAGGTTTTTCAATATTTTCTAAACATCAACAAAAAGCTACCGTTTAA
- a CDS encoding ORF6N domain-containing protein (PFAM: ORF6N domain) yields MSNYEVAKGYRVEERVIRDHKSNHKDELIENKHFVVVTQKNAKNFGIILPPKVRTKTFWTKRGVVRLGFFIKSERAKKFRDWAEDLILQKVENDFSQNLNLQKIRERAELLEISEKEFGVFERVFYKIGITRKEELAITSNRAVAKETGVDFIELAEKKGISTPEKYFTVTELCQKVMDSDKYSDEVKKLVSTKAGDKPRPQNLNKILESHGFQEKIDGIWKATEKAKYFSDFVQNKSQYSEKTVFHTVWKKEILKEIF; encoded by the coding sequence TTGTCGAATTATGAAGTTGCTAAAGGCTACAGAGTTGAAGAGAGAGTTATTCGAGATCATAAATCAAATCACAAAGATGAATTAATTGAAAATAAACATTTTGTAGTTGTTACTCAAAAAAATGCTAAAAATTTTGGAATTATTTTACCTCCAAAAGTTAGAACTAAAACTTTCTGGACAAAAAGGGGAGTTGTCCGTTTAGGGTTTTTTATAAAATCTGAACGAGCAAAAAAGTTTCGTGATTGGGCTGAAGATTTGATTCTACAAAAAGTTGAAAATGATTTTTCTCAAAATTTAAATTTGCAAAAAATTCGTGAAAGAGCTGAACTTTTGGAAATTTCAGAAAAAGAGTTCGGAGTTTTTGAAAGAGTTTTCTACAAAATTGGAATAACTCGAAAAGAGGAATTAGCAATAACTTCAAATCGGGCTGTTGCAAAAGAGACTGGTGTCGATTTTATAGAACTTGCTGAAAAGAAAGGCATTTCAACTCCAGAAAAATACTTTACTGTTACGGAACTTTGTCAAAAAGTTATGGACTCTGATAAATATTCAGATGAGGTTAAAAAACTTGTTTCCACAAAAGCAGGAGATAAACCTCGACCTCAAAACCTAAACAAAATTCTTGAATCTCACGGTTTTCAAGAGAAAATTGATGGAATCTGGAAAGCAACAGAAAAAGCTAAATATTTTTCTGATTTTGTTCAAAACAAATCTCAATATTCAGAAAAAACAGTTTTTCACACAGTTTGGAAAAAAGAGATTTTGAAAGAGATTTTTTAG
- a CDS encoding succinyl-CoA synthase, alpha subunit SucD (PFAM: CoA binding domain; CoA-ligase~TIGRFAM: succinyl-CoA synthetase, alpha subunit), protein MSILVNKDTKVIVQGFTGKEGTFHASQCLDYGTQIVGGVTPNKGGQEHLGKPVFNTVADAVKNTGATVSMIFVPPAFVADAVMEAADAGIELSVIITEGAPVKDMGMAKAYATKKGMNTIGPNCPGIITADECKIGIMPGFIFKKGNVGLISKSGTLTYESANQVVQEGFGITTAVGIGGDPIIGLSYKQLLPMFEADPETEAIVMIGEIGGDLEIQAAKLIKEQITKPVVAFIAGQTAPKGKRMGHAGAIISGSAGTAAEKMAALEEAGVKVVVSPADIGKAVKEVLSK, encoded by the coding sequence GTGAGTATTTTAGTAAATAAAGATACGAAAGTTATCGTTCAAGGTTTCACAGGAAAAGAGGGAACTTTTCATGCTAGTCAATGTCTCGATTACGGGACTCAAATTGTCGGAGGTGTTACACCAAATAAAGGTGGTCAAGAGCATTTAGGAAAACCAGTTTTCAATACGGTTGCTGATGCTGTTAAAAATACTGGTGCGACAGTATCAATGATTTTTGTTCCACCTGCTTTTGTTGCTGATGCTGTTATGGAAGCTGCTGATGCTGGTATCGAACTTTCTGTAATTATTACAGAGGGTGCACCTGTTAAAGATATGGGAATGGCAAAAGCTTATGCAACTAAAAAAGGCATGAATACAATTGGACCAAACTGCCCAGGGATTATCACAGCTGACGAGTGTAAAATCGGGATTATGCCGGGGTTCATTTTCAAAAAAGGAAATGTTGGTCTTATCTCAAAATCTGGAACTCTAACTTACGAGTCTGCTAATCAAGTTGTTCAAGAAGGTTTTGGAATTACAACAGCTGTTGGAATTGGTGGAGACCCAATTATCGGTTTATCTTACAAACAACTTCTTCCAATGTTTGAGGCTGATCCAGAGACTGAAGCTATCGTTATGATTGGTGAAATTGGTGGAGACCTTGAAATTCAAGCTGCAAAACTAATTAAAGAGCAAATCACAAAACCTGTTGTTGCATTTATCGCTGGTCAAACTGCACCAAAAGGTAAGAGAATGGGACATGCTGGAGCTATTATTTCTGGTTCTGCTGGGACTGCTGCTGAAAAAATGGCTGCTCTTGAAGAAGCTGGAGTGAAAGTTGTTGTTTCACCTGCTGACATTGGAAAAGCTGTAAAAGAAGTTCTTTCTAAATAA